The genomic window GCGCTCACCCGGTGGTCGGCGCGCACCGCGGCGTTGGCGACGTCCTCGATGTCGTGCCGCTGCCGAGGGGTCAGCGCGCCCTGCCACGCGAAGTCCAGCCGCAGGTAGCCGGGGCGGTTGTAGGAGCCCGACTGCAGGGCCTGCGGGCCGAGCACCTGGCGCAGCGCGGCGTGGACCACGTGCGTGCCCGAGTGCGCCTGGCAGGCCGACAGCCGCCACTCGCGGTCGACCTCGGCGGTCAGCTGCGCGCCCTCGGCCAGCTCGCCCTCGAGCACCCGCACCTGGTGCACGACCAGGCCCCTGACCGGGCGCTGGACGTCGAGCACCTCGGCGCGGCCGCCGTCCCAGGTCAGGGTGCCGGCGTCGGCCACCTGGCCGCCGGACTCGGCGTAGAACGGCGTCCGGTCCAGGACCACGCGGGTGACCTCGCCGGGCCCGGCCGGCGCGGCCTGGTCGCCGACCTGGCCGCCGTCCTCGCCGGCCAGGTCGGCGACCAGGCCGAGCACGCGGGAGTCGGTGCGCAGCGTCCGGTAGGCCTGCCAGTCGGTGGGGCCGTGGTCGGCGAGCAGCCGGCGGTAGGCGAGGACGTCGACCGAGCCGGTGCGCTTGGCGCGGGCGTCGGCGCGGGCCCGGTCGCGCTGCTGCTGCATGAGCGCGCGGAAACCGGCCTCGTCGACGGTCACGCCCTGCTCGGCGGCCATCTCGAGGGTGACGTCGATCGGGAAGCCGTAGGTGTCGTGCAGCGAGAACGCCTGCTCACCGCTCAGCGCCGGCGCCCCGGCGGCCTTGGCCTCCCGGACGGCGGTGTCGAACAGCGCGGTGCCGGAGGTGAGGGTGCGCCGGAACGCCTCCTCCTCGGCGTAGGCGACGGCGGAGATGCGGTCGAAGTCGGTGGCCAGCTCCGGGTAGCTGGAGCTCATCGCGTCGCGGGACACCGGCAGCAGCTCGGGCAGCGACGCGGCGTCGACACCGAGCAGCCGCATCGAGCGGACGGCGCGGCGCAGCAGCCGGCGCAGGATGTAGCCGCGGCCCTCGTTGCCGGGCGTGACGCCGTCGCCGATGAGCATCAGGCCGCTGCGGACGTGGTCGGCGACCACGCGCAGCCGCACGTCGGCCTCGTGGTCCTTGCCGTAGGTGACGCCGGCGAGGTCGGCCGCGCGGCGCAGCACCGGCGCCACCTCGTCGATCTCGTACATGTTGTCGACGCCCTGCAGCAGGAAGGCCACCCGCTCCAGGCCCATGCCGGTGTCGATGTTCTTCTTCGGCAGCTCGCCGACGACCCGGAAGTCCTCCTTGCTCCGGACGTCGGTGAGCTCGTACTGCATGAAGACGAGGTTCCAGATCTCGAGGAACCGGTCACCGGCGGTGTCGACCAGCGGGCCGCCGTCGGGCCCGAACTCCGGCCCGCGGTCGTAGTAGATCTCCGAGCAGGGCCCGCCCGGGCCGTCGGCGCCGGTGTGCCAGTAGTTGTCCTTCTTGCCCAGCCGTTGGATCCGCTCGAGCGGCAGCCCCGCGATGCGGTGCCAGGCCTCGGCGGCCTCGTCGTCGTCGAGGTAGACGGTCACCCAGATGCGGTCGGGGTCGAAGCCCAGCCCGCCGTCGGCCACGGGGCCGGTCACCAGCTCCCAGGCGTGCGCGATGGCCCCCTCCTTGAAGTAGTCGCCGAAGGAGAAGTTGCCGTTCATCTGGAAGAAGGTGCCGTGGCGGGTGG from Geodermatophilus normandii includes these protein-coding regions:
- the alaS gene encoding alanine--tRNA ligase encodes the protein MQTAEIRRRFLQHFEQRGHTVVPSASLVSPDPSLLFTVAGMVPFIPYLTGREPAPFPRATSVQKCVRTLDIEEVGKTTRHGTFFQMNGNFSFGDYFKEGAIAHAWELVTGPVADGGLGFDPDRIWVTVYLDDDEAAEAWHRIAGLPLERIQRLGKKDNYWHTGADGPGGPCSEIYYDRGPEFGPDGGPLVDTAGDRFLEIWNLVFMQYELTDVRSKEDFRVVGELPKKNIDTGMGLERVAFLLQGVDNMYEIDEVAPVLRRAADLAGVTYGKDHEADVRLRVVADHVRSGLMLIGDGVTPGNEGRGYILRRLLRRAVRSMRLLGVDAASLPELLPVSRDAMSSSYPELATDFDRISAVAYAEEEAFRRTLTSGTALFDTAVREAKAAGAPALSGEQAFSLHDTYGFPIDVTLEMAAEQGVTVDEAGFRALMQQQRDRARADARAKRTGSVDVLAYRRLLADHGPTDWQAYRTLRTDSRVLGLVADLAGEDGGQVGDQAAPAGPGEVTRVVLDRTPFYAESGGQVADAGTLTWDGGRAEVLDVQRPVRGLVVHQVRVLEGELAEGAQLTAEVDREWRLSACQAHSGTHVVHAALRQVLGPQALQSGSYNRPGYLRLDFAWQGALTPRQRHDIEDVANAAVRADHRVSATYMTLPEAQAIGALALFGETYGEQVRVVEIGGPWSRELCGGTHVAGSAQIGTLALTGESSVGSGARRVEAVVGIEGFRYLARERDLVRQLGELLKSPPDGLVDRIGGILSRLRETEREIAELRAQQTQAAAGSLAAGAKDVGGVAVVTASPAGLSGGDLRTLALDVRGRLGERPAVVLLASESGGKVALVAALTPAAQDRGLSASDVLRAAAGPVGGRGGGKPDVAQGGGTDPGGIPAALQAGEEAVSTAAGR